One Punica granatum isolate Tunisia-2019 chromosome 3, ASM765513v2, whole genome shotgun sequence genomic window carries:
- the LOC116200776 gene encoding protein DETOXIFICATION 29-like, translating to MENGKQPLLSPGEVDQSIHEDDGGHLLEQPHRPSAGAFFTPGREDIGPITSVRDFFREFSVETKKLWYLAGPAIFTSLCQYSLGAITQLLAGHVSTIALAAVSVENSVIAGFSFGIMLGMGSALETLCGQAFGAGQLDMLGIYMQRSWVILNSTALVLSLLYVFAQQILKLIGQTAQISEAAGVFAIWMIPQLFAYAINFPIAKFLQAQSKIMVMAAISGVVLVLHAVFSWLFMLKLGWGLVGAAVVLNASWVIIVVAQLVYIFSGTCGRAWSGFSWKAFQNLWGFVRLSLASAVMLCLEVWYFMALILFAGYLKNAEVSVDALSICMNILGWTVMVTLGMNAAISVRVSNELGAGNPRTAIFSLGVAVITSFVIGVIVSIILIAARNDYPSLFSSDTSVEDLVKKLTALLAFCIVMDSIQPVLSGVAVGAGWQAAVAYVNIACYYLFGVPLGLIMGYKLGWGVEGIWAGMVCGTILQTIVLFFMVYRTNWSKEASIAEDRIRTWGGREGSETIDQKNDVEK from the exons ATGGAGAATGGTAAGCAGCCCCTTCTCTCTCCAGGAGAGGTGGACCAATCCATCCATGAAGACGACGGCGGGCACCTCCTTGAGCAGCCGCACCGTCCCTCCGCTGGCGCCTTCTTCACTCCCGGGAGGGAAGACATCGGCCCTATTACCAGTGTCCGGGACTTCTTCCGGGAGTTCTCTGTCGAGACAAAGAAGCTGTGGTACCTCGCCGGCCCTGCCATATTCACCTCCCTCTGCCAGTACTCGCTCGGCGCTATCACGCAACTGTTAGCCGGACATGTCAGTACCATTGCTCTTGCTGCCGTCTCGGTTGAGAACTCCGTCATCGCTGGCTTCTCCTTTGGCATCATG CTTGGGATGGGAAGCGCGCTGGAGACGCTGTGCGGCCAGGCGTTCGGGGCCGGGCAACTTGACATGCTCGGAATCTATATGCAACGGTCGTGGGTCATCCTCAACTCCACGGCCCTCGTCCTCAGCCTCCTCTACGTGTTCGCCCAACAGATCCTGAAGCTGATAGGGCAGACCGCGCAGATATCCGAGGCTGCGGGGGTGTTTGCGATATGGATGATCCCCCAGCTCTTCGCGTACGCCATTAACTTCCCGATCGCAAAGTTCCTGCAGGCACAGAGCAAGATCATGGTCATGGCTGCGATCTCGGGAGTCGTGCTCGTCCTCCACGCCGTCTTCAGCTGGCTCTTCATGTTGAAGCTCGGGTGGGGCCTTGTTGGGGCCGCTGTGGTCCTCAATGCCTCGTGGGTGATCATCGTTGTCGCTCAGCTCGTCTATATCTTCAGCGGGACTTGCGGCCGTGCCTGGTCCGGCTTCTCTTGGAAGGCCTTCCAGAACCTATGGGGGTTCGTCCGACTGTCTCTCGCCTCCGCCGTGATGCTCTG CTTGGAAGTTTGGTATTTTATGGCGCTGATCTTGTTTGCTGGATATCTAAAAAACGCAGAAGTTTCTGTCGATGCTTTGTCCATTTG CATGAACATCTTGGGTTGGACAGTCATGGTGACTCTTGGCATGAACGCTGCAATAAG TGTGAGGGTATCGAACGAACTCGGGGCGGGTAACCCGAGGACTGCTATATTCTCATTAGGTGTAGCTGTGATTACATCATTTGTGATTGGAGTCATCGTCTCGATTATCTTGATAGCAGCAAGGAATGACTACCCCTCCCTATTCTCGAGCGACACTTCCGTTGAGGATCTTGTCAAAAAGCTCACTGCACTGCTCGCCTTCTGCATAGTCATGGACAGCATCCAGCCCGTTCTGTCAG GCGTGGCAGTTGGAGCAGGATGGCAAGCTGCAGTAGCGTACGTGAACATCGCATGCTACTACCTGTTTGGAGTCCCATTGGGTCTAATCATGGGTTACAAGCTCGGCTGGGGAGTCGAG GGGATATGGGCGGGAATGGTATGTGGGACGATCTTGCAAACGATTGTGCTGTTCTTCATGGTTTACAGAACAAATTGGAGCAAAGAG